In a genomic window of Phaeodactylum tricornutum CCAP 1055/1 chromosome 6, whole genome shotgun sequence:
- a CDS encoding predicted protein produces MRRLGSEVAPLTDGNSLANPRTSRLVSVWDPSNQESISTIPSGHGNITEKQRPLPGRPKRRRDLALTRRKSRSFWTRLYTRWIQGIVTSFSSLFLALVLWYSLGVVSIGSSKLLLSQHERMLVGNISPLLLTLQQLLVGSTLLRFLLQIRFLDSVGLQPWPSTSVDSVSLTSRRLQKLSTLSSERKDSFVSGLLFCQPSLLLAGVYFCLGFLATNYGFSCSSPAFVETIKAAEPITSASVAVWWGIEVLSRPERSSLAAIVAGVLLSTYGNHRGGPASSLIESFASFVVVMASNLCFSFRGLHQKLFRATPEGNQQLVDDLNLQFRMQQIGVIILAIPAFVWEGPSTLSNLWTLSTTKGLITNGCLVQYIGLALLNGCAFASYNLASTYILSRISVVHHAALNCLRRVFAVVVTSLLFQIPISLLGAIGIAVSVLGFMSFTHYKAQRQRQPKPLSSLLPTSAVN; encoded by the coding sequence ATGAGGCGACTTGGTAGCGAGGTAGCGCCATTGACGGACGGTAACTCGCTTGCAAATCCCCGAACATCCCGGCTAGTTTCCGTATGGGATCCTTCCAACCAAGAATCCATTTCAACGATTCCGTCGGGACATGGTAACATCACTGAGAAACAACGTCCCCTTCCAGGACGCCCGAAGCGTAGGAGAGATCTGGCATTGACGCGCCGCAAAAGTCGCTCTTTTTGGACGCGTCTGTATACGAGATGGATTCAAGGCATTGTGACTTCGTTCAGTTCTTTGTTTCTTGCGCTGGTGCTCTGGTATTCCCTAGGGGTGGTGTCTATAGGATCATCAAAGCTACTGCTTTCGCAACATGAAAGGATGCTCGTCGGAAATATCTCGCCGCTTCTTTTAACTCTTCAACAGCTCCTGGTAGGATCGACGCTTCTCCGCTTCCTACTGCAAATACGTTTCCTTGATAGTGTTGGTTTACAGCCTTGGCCATCCACCTCCGTAGATTCTGTCTCATTGACCAGTCGACGGCTTCAAAAGCTATCAACTCTTTCTTCAGAGCGCAAAGATAGTTTTGTCTCAGGTTTACTGTTTTGTCAACCTTCATTGCTTTTGGCTGGTGTCTACTTCTGTCTGGGATTTTTGGCCACGAACTACGGATTTTCCTGCTCATCTCCCGCTTTCGTCGAAACTATAAAAGCGGCGGAGCCCATTACTAGCGCTAGTGTGGCCGTGTGGTGGGGTATTGAAGTTTTGAGCCGACCTGAAAGGAGCAGTCTGGCTGCGATCGTCGCCGGGGTTCTACTATCTACATACGGAAATCATCGCGGCGGTCCCGCTTCCTCCTTGATCGAaagttttgcttctttcgtgGTAGTTATGGCTTCAAATCTTTGCTTTTCGTTTCGTGGTCTTCATCAAAAACTGTTTCGGGCAACTCCAGAAGGTAATCAACAGCTGGTCGACGATCTTAATTTGCAATTTCGGATGCAACAGATTGGTGTGATCATCCTGGCGATACCAGCTTTCGTCTGGGAAGGACCGAGTACGCTATCAAACCTCTGGACGCTGTCCACAACGAAAGGGTTGATCACAAATGGATGCCTCGTTCAATATATTGGTCTTGCTTTGCTGAACGGATGTGCCTTTGCAAGCTACAACCTGGCATCGACCTATATCTTGTCACGCATTTCTGTCGTTCACCACGCTGCTTTAAATTGTCTTCGACGAGTTTTTGCTGTCGTAGTCACGAGCTTACTGTTTCAAATACCGATTTCATTGCTTGGGGCAATAGGTATTGCTGTGTCCGTTTTGGGATTTATGAGTTTTACACACTACAAGGCACAGCGACAACGGCAGCCGAAACCACTCAGCTCACTGCTTCCTACCAGTGCTGTAAATTGA
- a CDS encoding predicted protein — translation MRFAVIWVLALALMPSVIDSIGNADTPEGYITVDANGTYTFFPPDQVPVTEEDEVVEGVDGDGVAILGSHLDMSLFLARKPSIEGDKKCGFRLFSTNRRRERCGGVRRKLRGARGAKRVQHQA, via the coding sequence ATGCGTTTTGCAGTGATTTGGGTTTTGGCCTTGGCCTTGATGCCCTCTGTAATTGATTCAATCGGGAACGCTGATACTCCAGAAGGCTACATTACTGTCGACGCCAACGGCACCTATACATTCTTTCCACCAGACCAAGTACCGGTAACTGAAGAAGATGAGGTTGTGGAAGGTGTGGACGGCGACGGCGTTGCTATCTTGGGCTCTCATTTGGACATGAGTCTCTTTCTAGCACGGAAACCATCAATTGAAGGCGACAAAAAGTGCGGATTCCGCCTTTTCTCTACCAATCGTCGCCGGGAACGCTGTGGAGGAGTGAGGCGGAAGCTGCGTGGTGCTCGTGGCGCTAAACGAGTGCAGCACCAAGCGTGA
- a CDS encoding predicted protein has protein sequence MTTPGQNEKTKETEVSRDESCMQLSGEQLFATCPHQPSKQKIVETSESLIEGTSQLKTERARQDVSGPKVQHDSATKNRQKNDNQSARNKRDGRSFAKVLTAPTQGNTNVPLAKNSGVFMLLLVGLPGSGKTTLACRLLEEWPDKFVRINQDELGTRRECERLTRDALSAGKCPVIDRCNFDKSQRQKFVSIAKEFSADTLVYCIVLDVDRKECIDRCRRRTGHPTIKPAEATKIISMVASQYKPPKKAGVEGLNRVYKTNSTDSAIEHIHAMIG, from the coding sequence ATGACGACACCTGGCCAGAATGAGAAAACGAAGGAGACAGAAGTCTCCCGAGATGAATCGTGTATGCAACTTAGTGGCGAGCAGCTCTTTGCCACGTGTCCACATCAGCCATCGAAACAAAAGATCGTCGAGACAAGCGAGAGCTTAATTGAAGGAACTTCGCAATTGAAGACTGAGAGGGCACGTCAGGATGTGAGTGGACCGAAGGTCCAACATGATAGCGCTACCAAGAATCGGCAGAAAAATGACAATCAATCTGCAAGAAACAAGCGCGACGGTCGATCCTTCGCCAAGGTCCTAACAGCTCCAACCCAAGGAAATACAAATGTACCTCTGGCCAAGAATAGTGGAGTATTCATGCTTCTCCTTGTTGGCCTCCCGGGATCTGGAAAAACGACGCTGGCGTGCAGACTTTTGGAGGAGTGGCCAGATAAATTTGTCCGCATCAATCAGGACGAGCTCGGAACGCGGCGAGAATGCGAGCGTTTGACGCGTGACGCTTTGAGCGCCGGTAAATGCCCTGTCATTGATCGGTGCAACTTCGACAAGTCACAACGTCAAAAATTTGTTTCGATTGCGAAAGAATTCAGCGCCGACACTCTTGTTTACTGTATTGTTTTGGATGTCGACCGCAAAGAATGCATTGATCGCTGTCGACGCCGCACCGGTCATCCGACCATCAAGCCGGCGGAGGCGACAAAAATTATTTCAATGGTAGCGTCGCAGTACAAGCCTCCGAAGAAAGCAGGCGTCGAAGGCCTTAACCGGGTGTACAAAACGAATAGCACTGATTCCGCAATTGAACACATTCATGCTATGATTGGGTGA
- the ARL2 gene encoding predicted protein (Arf-subfamily small GTPase, similar to Arf-like proteins (ARL), with no clear ortholog in the T. pseudonana genome.) has product MGLLAILKKIKQKEKEMRLLILGLDSAGKTTILKRFCGEPIDKIEPTLGFNIQSLQHAGYTLNLWDVGGQKSIRAYWRNYFESTDGLVWVVDSTDRMRLELCKQELLDLLQQERLAGASLLLFANKQDIVGALSASDIADVLELNTNKQYDNRHWSIHACSAVTGEGLAEGMGWIVDDIGNRIYMLA; this is encoded by the exons ATGGGACTTCTCGCTATTCTGAAAAAG ATCaagcaaaaggagaaagaaatGCGACTGCTAATTTTGGGCCTCGACAGCGCCGGCAAAACGACCATCCTCAAGCGGTTTTGCGGGGAACCAATCGATAAGATAGAGCCTACGTTGGGTTTTAACATTCAAAGTTTACAGCATGCTGGATACACATTAAACCTGTGGGACGTTGGAGGTCAAAAATCGATCCGTGCCTATTGGAGGAACTATTTTGAGTCAACCGATGGTCTCGTGTGGGTTGTCGATAGTACAGATCGCATGCGGTTGGAACTGTGCAAGCAGGAATTGTTggatcttcttcagcaaGAGCGCTTGGCAGGCGCATCACTACTTTTATTTGCAAACAAGCAGGATATCGTTGGGGCCTTGTCGGCAAGTGATATTGCTGACGTATTGGAATTAAACACCAACAAACAATACGACAATCGACATTGGAGTATTCACGCTTGTAGTGCAGTGACAGGAGAAGGCCTAGCAGAGGGTATGGGATGGATTGTTGACGACATCGGAAATCGCATTTACATGCTGGCTTAG
- the HSP40C gene encoding chaperone, dnaj-like protein (homology to DnaJ; The prokaryotic heat shock protein DnaJ interacts with the chaperone hsp70-like DnaK protein) has product MNKMTWFHLLCLVMAGMAQTEDSTESNETFVKGTSVKESIAKENNFDASNEDWGSYYDPQNIFCGNFDCYKILGFDYESFGKEHPTTKEITKRYRQLSREWHPDKSKHKDAKNRFVKIARAYEVLTSIVQRKEYDELRYNQQAYFDKYGASVLWSYAPKTDTAFVVLIIFVVANVFSWFAQKHRWQLIADRLIKAAVEDWTPSQGGSPESKQLREKALDLLNTKENEDYKEPDALTSKVSTPKKSKMKGVKKIAGKERKQQEQEAVVPIITALVNDMNDFGGGFHKPTWKDLLIVSLARMPYKVAHGILWQTKYYIRRLQKHELNEDEQLVLTRRAVGPVYWETATDEDREDMVKKELWILENLVEWNEEQEIKKLSAAEQKYYNKLKKKGKLDKLE; this is encoded by the coding sequence ATGAACAAAATGACTTGGTTCCACTTACTGTGTCTGGTCATGGCAGGCATGGCACAAACCGAAGATTCGACGGAGTCAAACGAAACTTTCGTCAAGGGGACTTCTGTAAAGGAGTCAATTGCTaaagaaaacaattttgatGCGAGCAACGAAGACTGGGGGTCTTACTACGACCCTCAAAATATCTTTTGCGGCAATTTTGACTGCTACAAAATATTAGGCTTTGACTACGAATCGTTCGGAAAAGAGCATCCGACGACCAAGGAAATCACGAAGCGTTACCGTCAGCTTTCGCGTGAATGGCATCCCGACAAGAGTAAACACAAAGATGCAAAAAATCGTTTCGTAAAAATTGCTCGCGCCTATGAAGTACTCACGTCAATTGTACAACGTAAAGAATACGATGAGTTGCGCTACAATCAACAAGCGTACTTCGACAAGTATGGTGCTTCAGTTCTTTGGAGTTATGCGCCCAAAACCGATACTGCCTTCGTTGTGTTGATCATTTTCGTTGTGGCCAACGTTTTCTCTTGGTTTGCGCAGAAGCATCGATGGCAGTTAATTGCAGATCGCCTCATCAAGGCTGCGGTCGAGGACTGGACCCCTAGTCAAGGCGGGTCACCGGAAAGCAAGCAACTTCGAGAGAAGGCATTGGATTTATTGAATaccaaagaaaacgaagatTATAAGGAACCAGACGCGCTCACGAGCAAAGTTTCGACtcccaaaaagtcaaagaTGAAGGGGGTAAAGAAGATAGCCGGTAAAGAGCGAAAGCAGCAAGAGCAAGAGGCAGTAGTTCCAATAATTACCGCGCTTGTCAATGACATGAACGATTTTGGTGGAGGATTTCATAAGCCTACATGGAAAGATTTGTTGATTGTTTCTTTGGCCCGCATGCCGTACAAAGTTGCGCATGGAATTCTTTGGCAAACGAAATACTATATTAGACGCTTGCAAAAGCACGAGCTAAACGAGGACGAGCAACTCGTCTTGACAAGACGTGCAGTGGGCCCAGTCTACTGGGAAACAGCTACTGACGAAGATCGCGAGGACATGGTTAAGAAAGAGCTTTGGATATTGGAAAACCTTGTCGAATGGAACGAGGAACAAGAGATAAAAAAACTGAGTGCAGCCGAGCAAAAGTATTACAACaagctgaaaaagaagggtAAGCTTGATAAATTAGAGTGA
- a CDS encoding predicted protein: protein MREDVTNWNEPPPEDPTFLERIVGDSTADDVRCLRFAMLGCEPNVPYGPIDHTAQLFMDLFSKAALATRPKSCWRIAVKTFDVQKFQYPKDQEEWDSFDGVWIPGSFASAYDRKDWIDQLCETIQQEIVSRERKTLGICFGHQILAHSFPDGTATPVPTGARAGRYVMSTTPEGWSMLGGKDSFDLYFTHGDMVEKLPSNAVSLGGSEAIPIQAAAYFRKNEQSSLETLAPASPYAISFQAHPEFSTSKDLGVYRTLELIMDAMQQRGSLTMDERLAAGEDAHKSYQAVQEDNVQIMVSVGKLLGWLPPDES from the coding sequence ATGAGAGAAGACGTGACGAATTGGAATGAGCCTCCTCCTGAGGATCCCACCTTTCTAGAAAGAATTGTAGGGGATTCCACGGCGGACGATGTACGCTGCCTGAGGTTTGCGATGCTTGGTTGCGAACCGAATGTACCTTACGGCCCCATCGACCATACGGCACAACTGTTCATGGATCTCTTCTCAAAAGCTGCGTTGGCAACGCGACCCAAAAGTTGCTGGCGTATTGCAGTTAAAACTTTTGATGTTCAAAAGTTTCAGTATCCAAAAGATCAAGAGGAATGGGATTCCTTCGACGGCGTTTGGATTCCTGGTTCGTTTGCTTCAGCATACGACAGAAAGGACTGGATCGACCAATTGTGTGAAACAATTCAGCAAGAAATTGTTTCCCGGGAGAGGAAAACGTTGGGCATTTGTTTTGGGCACCAAATTCTGGCTCACTCATTTCCTGACGGGACAGCCACCCCGGTACCAACGGGTGCCAGAGCTGGACGATACGTCATGTCGACCACGCCCGAAGGATGGAGCATGTTGGGTGGAAAAGACTCTTTCGATTTATACTTTACGCATGGTGATATGGTAGAAAAGCTTCCCTCCAATGCCGTATCGTTGGGAGGGAGCGAGGCCATTCCCATTCAGGCAGCTGCGTATTTCCGCAAGAACGAGCAGTCATCGCTTGAAACTTTAGCGCCCGCCAGTCCATATGCCATTTCGTTTCAGGCACACCCAGAGTTTTCTACCTCGAAAGATCTGGGAGTTTATCGCACGTTGGAACTAATCATGGACGCCATGCAGCAGCGGGGTTCTTTGACTATGGACGAGAGACTAGCAGCAGGAGAAGATGCTCACAAATCCTATCAGGCAGTGCAAGAAGACAACGTGCAAATCATGGTATCGGTGGGGAAGTTGCTTGGATGGCTACCACCGGATGAATCCTGA